Proteins encoded within one genomic window of Pseudomonas cannabina:
- a CDS encoding IS5-like element ISPsy19 family transposase yields MPKTGRPRSIAAEHYPVLVKLAHAQPYSSQAELALVFFAETGITAHPDTFAKALKMAGITRVKQRAKGSFQSPEPNKAYGYNETHRRQLPEQLYPSCLTDTEWALVADLFESQGGRGVPPLHSRRTLLEACCYVVRTGCSWRMLPRDFPHWDNVYKTFRRWSAQGKFEQMHDRLRAQWREREERADSPSAAILDSQSTRSSPQGGDSGYDAGKKVKGRKRSLIVDTLGLLLAVSISAASVQDRDAADDAVAYSKEKYPSLSTLFVDSAYAGKWAQRTHQLHAIDVQVIRGPNNRRTGQWHSEQGDLFSVEPVQTGFVVMPKRWVVERTHAWNERARRLIMHHDRLFAVSEAWVWLAEARILARRLTT; encoded by the coding sequence ATGCCTAAAACCGGACGTCCTCGCTCGATTGCCGCCGAGCACTATCCCGTGCTGGTGAAACTCGCTCATGCACAGCCCTATTCCAGCCAGGCCGAATTGGCGCTCGTATTCTTCGCCGAAACCGGTATCACTGCGCATCCCGACACCTTTGCAAAAGCGTTGAAAATGGCAGGGATTACGCGTGTAAAGCAGCGGGCCAAGGGAAGTTTTCAGTCACCTGAACCTAATAAAGCCTATGGCTACAATGAAACCCACCGCCGCCAACTGCCGGAGCAGCTATATCCGAGTTGCTTGACAGATACCGAGTGGGCACTGGTCGCCGACCTGTTTGAAAGCCAGGGCGGACGAGGAGTGCCACCGCTTCACTCTCGGCGCACGTTGCTGGAAGCCTGTTGCTATGTCGTACGCACGGGGTGCTCATGGCGAATGCTACCCCGCGATTTTCCTCATTGGGACAATGTCTACAAAACGTTCCGCCGGTGGAGCGCTCAAGGCAAGTTCGAGCAAATGCATGATCGCTTGCGAGCTCAATGGCGTGAGCGGGAAGAACGCGCTGACAGCCCGTCAGCAGCGATCCTGGATTCACAGTCGACCCGCAGTTCTCCTCAAGGCGGTGACAGCGGCTACGACGCAGGCAAAAAAGTGAAGGGGCGTAAACGAAGTCTGATTGTCGATACATTGGGCCTGCTGCTGGCTGTCAGTATCAGTGCTGCAAGCGTGCAGGATCGTGACGCGGCGGATGATGCGGTGGCGTACTCGAAGGAAAAATATCCGTCACTGAGCACGCTTTTTGTTGATAGTGCGTACGCAGGAAAATGGGCACAGCGCACCCATCAACTGCACGCTATCGATGTTCAAGTGATCCGTGGCCCGAATAACAGAAGAACAGGGCAATGGCACTCTGAACAAGGCGATCTATTTTCCGTGGAGCCTGTTCAGACTGGATTTGTGGTCATGCCCAAGCGATGGGTAGTGGAGCGAACTCATGCCTGGAATGAGAGAGCTCGGCGACTGATCATGCATCATGATCGCCTTTTTGCGGTAAGCGAGGCATGGGTTTGGTTGGCCGAGGCTCGAATACTCGCGCGCCGACTCACTACATGA
- a CDS encoding IS5 family transposase: MQKTFSELEYTGKKKQTRRDRFLADLEQLVPWALLEAQVAPFYSNTAGKRGRPAIGVSRMLRMYVVQQCFGFSDEGCEDAVYDSQAIRGFMGIDLGRESAPDATTLLRFRRLLEVHQLTRLLFETINQHLASRGLLLKEGTIVDATLIAAPPSVKNREGKRDPEMHQARKGNQWHFGMKAHIGVDATSGLVHSVVGTAANVADVTQVGQLLHGDETYVSGDAGYTGAAKRPEHAERDVIWSIAERPSSYKQHGEGSVLYRVKRKIEYAKAQLRAKVEHPFQVIKVRFNHRKVRYRGLEKNTAQLFSLFGLANLMLAKRYLQQTAG, encoded by the coding sequence GTGCAGAAGACCTTCTCCGAACTCGAATATACCGGCAAGAAAAAGCAGACTCGCCGAGATCGCTTCCTGGCTGACCTTGAACAGTTGGTGCCCTGGGCCCTGCTGGAGGCGCAAGTGGCGCCGTTTTATAGCAACACCGCAGGCAAGCGCGGACGCCCTGCGATAGGGGTGTCGCGCATGTTGCGCATGTACGTCGTGCAGCAGTGTTTCGGTTTCTCCGATGAAGGTTGCGAAGATGCCGTCTACGACAGCCAGGCCATCCGCGGTTTTATGGGTATCGACCTGGGTCGCGAGTCTGCACCGGATGCCACCACCTTGCTGCGTTTTCGCCGCTTGCTGGAAGTCCATCAGCTAACCCGGCTGCTGTTTGAAACGATTAACCAGCATCTGGCCAGCCGGGGGCTGCTGCTCAAGGAAGGCACTATCGTCGACGCTACTCTGATCGCCGCGCCGCCCTCGGTCAAGAACCGAGAAGGCAAGCGTGATCCTGAGATGCATCAGGCCAGGAAAGGCAATCAATGGCACTTTGGGATGAAGGCCCACATTGGTGTAGACGCCACGTCGGGGCTGGTGCACAGCGTAGTAGGGACGGCCGCTAACGTGGCGGATGTCACCCAGGTTGGCCAGTTGCTTCACGGTGACGAAACCTATGTTTCGGGTGACGCTGGATACACCGGTGCGGCCAAGCGACCGGAGCATGCTGAACGGGACGTTATCTGGTCGATTGCAGAACGGCCAAGCAGTTACAAGCAGCACGGCGAAGGCAGCGTGCTGTATCGGGTCAAGCGCAAAATTGAATATGCCAAGGCGCAACTGCGTGCCAAGGTCGAGCACCCCTTCCAGGTAATCAAGGTGCGCTTCAATCATCGCAAGGTTCGCTACCGTGGGCTGGAAAAGAATACAGCGCAGTTGTTCAGTTTGTTTGGGTTGGCCAATCTGATGCTGGCCAAGCGGTATTTACAACAGACGGCAGGATAA
- a CDS encoding acyltransferase family protein, whose protein sequence is MTHRDNSFDLIRHVAALAVLVSHHFVLSGFQEPMLKGYSSVGAIAVLAFFAISGFLITQSFLKTPVFFVYMQKRAARIFPALIVCAAVMVYIAGPVFSKTNGMSYALSLDALSDFLKVSAFGRAEIGEVTHDFIFKDSFNGSLWTLKIEFGFYVALALALWVMRHVAVPVVATVFSALRRMYLHFQQALWRQSCWFTQPWG, encoded by the coding sequence GTGACTCATCGTGATAACTCATTTGACCTGATCAGACACGTGGCGGCGTTAGCGGTGTTGGTCAGCCATCACTTCGTACTTTCTGGCTTTCAGGAGCCGATGCTGAAGGGCTATAGCTCTGTGGGCGCAATTGCCGTACTGGCTTTTTTTGCCATATCAGGATTTCTGATCACTCAGAGTTTTTTAAAGACACCCGTTTTTTTCGTGTATATGCAGAAAAGAGCGGCGCGGATATTTCCTGCTTTGATCGTTTGTGCTGCGGTCATGGTCTATATCGCAGGCCCTGTCTTCAGTAAAACAAACGGCATGAGCTACGCCCTTAGTCTGGATGCGCTGTCTGACTTCCTCAAGGTGTCTGCGTTTGGTCGAGCCGAGATCGGTGAAGTCACCCATGATTTCATATTCAAGGATTCATTTAACGGCAGTTTATGGACGTTGAAAATTGAATTTGGCTTTTATGTGGCGCTCGCGTTGGCTTTGTGGGTGATGCGCCACGTTGCCGTGCCCGTTGTGGCCACTGTCTTTTCTGCATTACGGCGTATGTATTTACATTTTCAGCAAGCCCTGTGGCGCCAAAGCTGCTGGTTTACTCAACCTTGGGGATAG
- a CDS encoding acyltransferase family protein — translation MAPKLLVYSTLGIAFFTGSSTYFYRDLFSRTQIKMLVGMLSLALILASLGTEWVMVLASVGVSLLVLVVGTLLNDRIIKSRFDISYGMYLYAFPVQQLMINLSGLSFYASMLASVAVVIVLATLSWHWVEKPALNYMHRRTRSRLSTTPA, via the coding sequence GTGGCGCCAAAGCTGCTGGTTTACTCAACCTTGGGGATAGCATTTTTTACAGGCTCTTCCACTTATTTCTATAGAGACCTGTTCAGCCGAACTCAAATAAAAATGCTGGTGGGAATGCTTTCTCTGGCGCTTATCCTGGCGTCGCTGGGTACGGAGTGGGTCATGGTGCTGGCCAGCGTGGGTGTGAGCCTGTTAGTGCTGGTGGTCGGAACGTTGCTTAATGATCGGATCATTAAATCACGGTTCGATATTTCTTATGGAATGTACCTCTATGCCTTCCCCGTTCAGCAACTGATGATCAATTTATCCGGGTTAAGCTTTTATGCATCCATGTTGGCCTCTGTCGCAGTGGTCATCGTGCTGGCCACGTTGTCCTGGCATTGGGTCGAGAAGCCAGCGCTGAACTACATGCACCGCAGAACCCGCTCTCGATTGAGCACCACGCCAGCCTGA
- a CDS encoding glycosyltransferase family 2 protein, which produces MLKRLRQENSLQKRQSSASMERLQQEMANKEAAFTAALIERDTHIHNLNLTIMEIQGSTSWKVTSPLRKLVAAIRRAGRGGQATTVQHPLHEVPQHVVDAARVEVAQVAQANSYTQWVEEFDTIDDIDRLSMYEDMGTWKLEPLLSIIMPVYNPPIDMLREAIESIKTQVYFNWELCIADDASTDPHVRLFLEHSAKSDQRIKVTYREENGHISKASNSALDSASGEFIVLMDNDDTLPEHALFWVAKTINNHPDAAVIYSDEDKIDEQGVRSAPYFKTDWNPYLFRSHNMISHLGVYRKELVDKVGRFRVGMEGSQDYDLALRCVEQIDPAQIIHIPRVLYHWRMHAGSTAMSTDEKPYAQNAGQKALDEHLKRSGIAGHAELLDFGMYRVHYDLPAEKPLVSLIIPTRNAYALVKQCIESIRHKTVYPNYEIILVDNGSDDPQSLQYFEMISHLEGVTVIRDDGEFNYSALNNNAVDHANGELIGLINNDIEVINPEWLCEMVSLALQPNAGAIGARLWYPDERLQHGGVIMGPLTLAGHAHKMLPRGHHGYFGRASLIQGMSAVTAACLVVKKSIFQEVEGLNAKDLKIAFNDVDLCLKIMQAGYQNIWTPNADLYHHESATRGFEDTPEKIKRFISEVEYMQNKWKAIIKHDPYYNPNLTFSAEDFSVAFPPRVTELAEYSL; this is translated from the coding sequence ATGCTTAAGCGTCTCCGCCAAGAGAACTCCCTTCAGAAAAGGCAATCTTCTGCTTCCATGGAAAGGCTGCAACAAGAGATGGCCAACAAAGAAGCGGCGTTCACGGCTGCTCTGATTGAGCGAGACACGCATATCCATAATCTGAACCTCACTATTATGGAAATCCAAGGCTCGACCAGCTGGAAAGTAACGTCTCCTCTAAGAAAGCTAGTGGCTGCTATTCGACGCGCAGGCCGTGGCGGACAGGCAACGACGGTACAACACCCTTTGCATGAGGTGCCTCAGCATGTAGTTGACGCCGCCAGGGTAGAAGTCGCTCAGGTGGCGCAGGCCAATTCGTACACGCAGTGGGTCGAAGAATTCGACACGATCGATGATATCGATCGCCTTAGCATGTATGAGGACATGGGGACCTGGAAACTCGAACCGCTGCTGTCTATTATCATGCCGGTTTACAACCCGCCTATCGATATGCTCAGAGAAGCCATCGAAAGTATCAAGACACAAGTCTATTTCAACTGGGAATTGTGCATTGCCGACGATGCTTCGACCGATCCACATGTTCGGTTGTTTCTCGAACACAGCGCCAAGTCGGACCAGAGAATAAAAGTGACCTACCGTGAAGAAAACGGTCACATCTCGAAGGCCAGTAACTCAGCACTCGACAGTGCATCAGGTGAATTCATTGTTCTTATGGACAATGACGATACGCTTCCCGAACATGCTTTGTTTTGGGTTGCCAAGACGATCAATAATCATCCTGATGCGGCGGTTATTTATTCGGATGAAGACAAAATCGACGAGCAGGGCGTCAGGTCGGCACCTTATTTCAAGACTGACTGGAACCCGTACCTGTTCCGCTCGCATAACATGATCAGCCACTTGGGTGTGTACCGCAAAGAACTCGTCGATAAAGTAGGGCGTTTCCGTGTGGGCATGGAAGGGTCTCAGGATTACGACCTGGCCCTTCGTTGCGTTGAGCAAATCGATCCCGCTCAGATCATTCACATTCCTCGCGTCCTCTATCATTGGCGCATGCATGCTGGCAGCACCGCGATGTCTACCGACGAGAAGCCCTATGCGCAAAATGCCGGGCAGAAGGCACTCGACGAACATCTGAAAAGGTCTGGAATAGCCGGGCATGCCGAGTTGCTTGATTTCGGTATGTACCGTGTCCATTACGACCTGCCCGCCGAAAAGCCTCTGGTGAGTCTGATCATACCCACGCGTAACGCTTATGCATTGGTCAAACAATGCATTGAGAGCATTCGTCATAAAACAGTGTATCCGAACTACGAGATCATTCTGGTTGACAATGGGTCTGACGATCCGCAGTCGCTGCAGTATTTCGAAATGATTTCTCATCTTGAAGGTGTGACCGTCATTCGTGACGACGGCGAATTTAATTACTCTGCGCTCAACAACAATGCTGTGGACCATGCCAACGGCGAACTCATAGGGTTGATCAATAACGATATCGAAGTGATCAATCCTGAGTGGCTGTGTGAAATGGTCTCTCTGGCGTTACAGCCAAACGCCGGGGCGATTGGTGCACGCTTGTGGTATCCCGATGAGCGCCTGCAGCATGGCGGCGTGATCATGGGACCGCTGACCCTCGCTGGTCACGCCCACAAAATGCTTCCTAGAGGCCATCATGGTTATTTCGGACGAGCGTCGTTGATACAAGGGATGTCTGCAGTCACCGCCGCGTGCCTCGTCGTCAAGAAGTCGATTTTCCAGGAAGTAGAGGGGTTGAACGCCAAGGACCTGAAAATTGCATTCAACGACGTGGATCTGTGCCTGAAGATAATGCAAGCCGGGTATCAGAATATCTGGACCCCCAATGCAGATCTTTACCACCATGAGTCCGCGACACGTGGTTTTGAAGATACGCCCGAGAAAATCAAAAGGTTCATCAGCGAAGTCGAGTACATGCAGAATAAGTGGAAAGCGATCATCAAGCATGATCCTTACTACAATCCTAATCTCACTTTCTCAGCAGAAGACTTTTCGGTGGCGTTCCCCCCGCGTGTTACAGAGTTAGCGGAGTACAGTCTGTAA
- a CDS encoding IS5-like element ISPsy19 family transposase, with protein sequence MPKTGRPRSIAAEHYPVLVKLAHAQPYSSQAELALVFFAETGITAHPGTFAKALKMAGITRVKQRAKGSFQSPEPNKAYGYNETHRRQLPEQLYPSCLTDTEWALVADLFESQGGRGVPPLHSRRTLLEACCYVVRTGCSWRMLPRDFPHWDNVYKTFRRWSAQGKFEQMHDRLRAQWREREERADSPSAAILDSQSTRSSPQGGDSGYDAGKKVKGRKRSLIVDTLGLLLAVSISAASVQDRDAADDAVAYSKEKYPSLSTLFVDSAYAGKWAQRTHQLHAIDVQVIRGPNNRRTGQWHSEQGDLFSVEPVQTGFVVMPKRWVVERTHAWNERARRLIMHHDRLFAVSEAWVWLAEAQILARRLTT encoded by the coding sequence ATGCCTAAAACCGGACGTCCTCGCTCGATTGCCGCCGAGCACTATCCCGTGCTGGTGAAACTCGCTCATGCACAGCCCTATTCCAGCCAAGCCGAATTGGCGCTCGTATTCTTCGCCGAAACCGGTATCACTGCGCATCCCGGCACCTTTGCAAAAGCGTTGAAAATGGCAGGGATTACGCGTGTAAAGCAGCGGGCCAAGGGAAGTTTTCAGTCACCTGAACCTAATAAAGCCTATGGCTACAATGAAACCCACCGCCGCCAACTGCCGGAGCAGCTATATCCGAGTTGCTTGACAGATACCGAGTGGGCACTGGTCGCCGACCTGTTTGAAAGCCAGGGCGGACGAGGAGTGCCACCGCTTCACTCTCGGCGCACGTTGCTGGAAGCCTGTTGCTATGTCGTACGCACGGGGTGCTCATGGCGAATGCTACCCCGCGATTTTCCTCATTGGGACAATGTCTACAAAACGTTCCGCCGGTGGAGCGCTCAAGGCAAGTTCGAGCAAATGCATGATCGCTTGCGAGCTCAATGGCGTGAGCGGGAAGAACGCGCTGACAGCCCGTCAGCAGCGATCCTGGATTCACAGTCGACCCGCAGTTCTCCTCAAGGCGGTGACAGCGGCTACGACGCAGGCAAAAAAGTGAAGGGGCGTAAACGAAGTCTGATTGTCGATACATTGGGCCTGCTGCTGGCTGTCAGTATCAGTGCTGCAAGCGTGCAGGATCGTGACGCGGCGGATGATGCGGTGGCGTACTCGAAGGAAAAATATCCGTCACTGAGCACGCTTTTTGTTGATAGTGCGTACGCAGGAAAATGGGCACAGCGCACCCATCAACTGCACGCTATCGATGTTCAAGTGATCCGTGGCCCGAATAACAGAAGAACAGGGCAATGGCACTCTGAACAAGGCGATCTATTTTCCGTGGAGCCTGTTCAGACTGGATTTGTGGTCATGCCCAAGCGATGGGTAGTGGAGCGAACTCATGCCTGGAATGAGAGAGCTCGGCGACTGATCATGCATCATGATCGCCTTTTTGCGGTAAGCGAGGCATGGGTTTGGTTGGCCGAGGCTCAAATACTCGCGCGCCGACTCACTACATGA
- a CDS encoding GtrA family protein, whose translation MMNQAVSKFLKQDFARFLMSGGFNTALTYGIYLVLLMFLSYKISYTISYVTGILLAYVLNRFFVFKSHQGLRSVVLLPLIYAIQYCLSLVILWCWVEKLQFDERLAPLAAIALTLPVTFTLSKLAFAAKDETPKRP comes from the coding sequence ATGATGAATCAGGCCGTCTCAAAATTCCTGAAGCAGGATTTTGCCCGATTCTTGATGTCAGGCGGTTTCAATACCGCCTTGACCTACGGAATCTACCTCGTTCTGCTGATGTTTCTGTCTTATAAAATCAGCTATACGATTTCATACGTGACGGGCATTCTGTTGGCGTATGTCCTGAATCGATTCTTCGTATTCAAGAGCCATCAGGGCCTGCGATCGGTTGTGCTGCTGCCGTTGATTTATGCCATTCAGTATTGCTTGAGTCTGGTCATACTCTGGTGCTGGGTTGAAAAACTGCAGTTCGACGAGCGATTGGCGCCACTGGCAGCCATTGCACTAACACTGCCTGTTACGTTCACACTTTCAAAACTGGCCTTCGCTGCAAAAGACGAAACCCCTAAGCGCCCATAA
- a CDS encoding WxcM-like domain-containing protein, whose translation MSSGKDFFVHSHALCESENIGKDSRVWAFAHILPGAQLGSECNVCDNVFIENDVIIGNRVTLKCGVQVWDGITIEDDVFIGPNATFTNDLFPRSKVYPQTFARTIIRKGASLGANCTILPGITIGINAMVGAGAVVTRSVPPNAIVVGNPVKIIGYVDAKPVNASSEARSETAAPGVTGTSVKNVTLHTMNEVADIRGSLSAGEFERSVPFKSERYFLVYDVPTAETRGEHAHRICHQFLVAVKGSVHVVADDGVNREEFILDKPNQGIHLPPMTWGIQYRYSQDAVLLVFASHYYDAGDYIRNYEEFKSLIANAE comes from the coding sequence ATGAGCAGCGGTAAGGATTTCTTTGTTCACAGCCACGCCCTGTGCGAGTCCGAGAATATCGGTAAAGATTCGCGAGTATGGGCATTCGCACATATTCTGCCAGGCGCGCAGCTGGGCAGTGAATGCAACGTCTGTGACAATGTATTCATCGAAAACGACGTTATCATTGGCAACCGGGTGACGTTGAAGTGCGGCGTGCAGGTGTGGGACGGGATTACCATTGAAGACGATGTCTTCATCGGCCCCAATGCCACCTTCACCAATGATTTGTTCCCGCGTAGCAAGGTCTATCCTCAGACGTTCGCTCGAACCATCATTAGAAAAGGCGCCTCGCTGGGCGCAAACTGCACGATCCTGCCTGGCATCACCATCGGGATAAATGCAATGGTCGGCGCAGGTGCTGTGGTAACACGCTCCGTGCCACCCAATGCGATTGTGGTGGGCAACCCGGTCAAGATCATTGGTTATGTAGACGCCAAGCCTGTCAACGCCAGCAGCGAAGCGCGTTCGGAAACTGCTGCACCTGGTGTGACTGGCACTTCTGTGAAGAACGTCACGCTGCATACGATGAATGAAGTGGCTGACATTCGCGGAAGCTTGTCAGCGGGCGAATTCGAACGTTCGGTACCTTTCAAGTCAGAACGCTATTTCCTCGTGTACGACGTTCCAACGGCCGAAACCCGAGGCGAACACGCGCATCGCATCTGTCACCAGTTCCTTGTTGCAGTAAAGGGCTCGGTTCATGTGGTGGCGGACGATGGTGTCAATCGTGAAGAGTTTATTCTCGACAAACCGAATCAGGGCATTCATTTGCCTCCGATGACGTGGGGCATCCAATATCGCTATTCTCAGGACGCCGTGCTGCTTGTATTTGCGTCGCATTATTACGATGCCGGGGACTATATTCGTAACTACGAAGAGTTCAAATCCCTGATCGCAAACGCAGAATAA
- a CDS encoding glycosyltransferase family 2 protein → MTLLTLVIPVYRNESNLPDLLVAVTALDKQLGHDLEVVFVIDGSPDRCYEILREQLPSQSFTSKLILLSRNFGSFMAIRTGLQHGTGDRFAVMAADLQEPPELVLEMNTVLMRGDTDVVVGVREGRQDPWASRTASRIFWGLYRRYIIPEIPPGGVDMFACNKAFRDTLLTLGERHSSLIAQIFWMGYRRAVVTYTRQERVHGTSAWTLRKKVNYLMDSVFSFTDMPIRILTRVGAFGSVFAALFGVFTLIAKLEGRIEVPGYAMIMLAITFLGCLNLLGLGIVGSYAWRTYENTKNRPLAIPMRIEGFGETHEQR, encoded by the coding sequence ATGACTTTGCTGACGTTGGTCATTCCCGTATATCGCAACGAAAGCAATCTTCCGGATTTGCTCGTTGCAGTGACGGCGCTAGACAAGCAGCTCGGACACGACCTTGAAGTCGTGTTCGTGATAGACGGCAGTCCTGACCGCTGTTACGAAATACTCCGGGAACAACTGCCGTCACAATCGTTCACATCCAAGCTGATCCTGTTGTCCAGAAACTTCGGGTCCTTCATGGCTATCCGCACGGGCCTGCAGCATGGAACAGGCGACCGTTTTGCGGTAATGGCCGCGGATCTCCAAGAGCCACCGGAACTGGTTCTGGAAATGAACACCGTGCTGATGCGAGGCGATACGGATGTTGTGGTGGGTGTGCGAGAAGGTCGTCAGGACCCGTGGGCCTCACGCACTGCCTCAAGGATTTTCTGGGGACTTTATCGCCGCTATATCATCCCTGAAATACCTCCAGGCGGCGTCGACATGTTCGCCTGCAACAAAGCCTTCCGGGACACTCTGTTGACCCTCGGAGAGCGTCACAGCTCTCTGATCGCTCAAATATTCTGGATGGGCTACCGCCGTGCGGTGGTGACCTACACCCGACAGGAGCGAGTTCACGGTACATCCGCGTGGACGCTGCGCAAGAAAGTCAATTACCTGATGGACAGCGTATTTTCCTTTACGGATATGCCTATTCGGATACTGACTCGAGTCGGCGCATTCGGCTCGGTATTTGCAGCGCTGTTTGGCGTGTTCACACTGATTGCCAAGCTCGAAGGCCGAATCGAAGTGCCGGGCTATGCGATGATCATGCTGGCCATCACTTTTCTTGGCTGTCTGAACCTGCTGGGATTGGGAATTGTTGGTTCCTACGCATGGCGCACCTACGAAAACACAAAGAATAGACCCTTGGCCATTCCGATGAGAATCGAGGGATTTGGAGAAACACATGAGCAGCGGTAA
- a CDS encoding DegT/DnrJ/EryC1/StrS family aminotransferase produces the protein MENIPLFSAIKANAGLDFATPLKAVLDSHWYVLGNEVKLFEEEFAAYVGVQYCISVANGSDALELALKGLGVAVGDPVVAVANAGFYGSTAIHAVGATPVYADVDPATLTLCKKSLQAVIAKEKPVAIIVTHLYGQLANIEEIVEIASAAGIPVLEDCAQSHGARRNGKQAGSFGTIACFSFYPTKNLGALGDGGAVVTDDDALAARIRQLRQYGWDQKYRIAIPGGRNSRLDEMQAAILRIKLPHLDTWNEQRRSIAKRYNEAFAGLDIELPSSVSDDFVAHLYVIRTKDRAALAAALKEKSVSTDIHYPIADHKQPAYTARSSVALDVTERTCDTVISLPCFPGLSDEEVDRVIDAVTAYFSKEI, from the coding sequence ATGGAAAATATTCCACTTTTCTCGGCCATCAAAGCTAACGCCGGGCTCGATTTCGCGACGCCATTGAAGGCCGTGCTGGACAGCCACTGGTATGTGTTAGGTAACGAAGTAAAACTGTTCGAGGAAGAGTTTGCTGCGTATGTAGGCGTACAGTATTGCATCAGCGTGGCGAACGGCTCCGATGCACTGGAACTTGCCCTGAAGGGTCTCGGCGTTGCAGTAGGCGACCCTGTTGTCGCCGTGGCCAACGCCGGCTTTTATGGCAGCACCGCCATCCATGCAGTGGGTGCGACCCCTGTTTATGCCGATGTCGATCCAGCGACGCTGACGCTTTGCAAAAAGTCTCTGCAAGCCGTGATCGCCAAGGAAAAACCGGTCGCCATCATCGTTACGCACTTGTACGGCCAACTGGCGAACATCGAAGAGATCGTCGAGATCGCATCTGCTGCCGGTATTCCGGTTCTTGAAGACTGCGCGCAGTCCCATGGCGCGCGGCGCAACGGCAAGCAAGCGGGCAGCTTCGGCACCATCGCCTGCTTCAGCTTCTATCCGACCAAAAACCTGGGTGCGCTCGGTGACGGTGGCGCTGTTGTCACTGATGACGATGCTCTGGCAGCACGTATTCGCCAGCTTCGGCAGTATGGTTGGGATCAGAAGTACCGCATTGCCATTCCGGGCGGCCGTAACAGCCGACTCGACGAGATGCAAGCCGCAATCCTGCGCATCAAGTTACCGCACCTCGACACCTGGAACGAGCAGCGTCGCTCGATCGCCAAGCGCTATAACGAAGCGTTTGCCGGGCTCGATATCGAACTGCCCTCCTCGGTATCAGACGATTTCGTCGCCCATCTGTATGTCATCCGCACAAAGGATCGAGCTGCACTTGCCGCTGCGCTCAAAGAGAAATCAGTCAGCACTGATATTCACTACCCTATCGCCGATCACAAGCAGCCCGCCTATACAGCCCGGTCTTCCGTGGCTCTGGACGTGACTGAGCGCACGTGCGATACCGTCATCTCCCTGCCCTGCTTTCCGGGCCTGAGCGACGAAGAAGTTGATCGCGTTATCGATGCGGTAACCGCGTATTTTTCCAAGGAGATATGA